From the genome of Streptacidiphilus sp. PB12-B1b:
CAGCCCCACACGAAGCACTTCCTTGCCGAGCGAGAGCAGTACATCAACGCCCTGCAGGTCACCTTCCTGGACGCACAGGCAGGCAAGGGGCCGGTGGCAGCGTGACCGCTGAGGACGTCGCGTTCGGGGCCAGAGTTGCCGCGTACCGCAGGGAGCGAGACAAGAGCCAAGCCGAGCTTGCGGCAGAAATCGGCCGTACTGCGAGTTGGCTCTCACAGGTGGAGCGGGGCATCCAGCCCGTCAACCGCCTTCCTGTGCTCCGCATGCTGGCCGATGCCTTGGGGGTCTCGCGCGCGACGCTGCGGCCCGACCTCCCCGAGCTGGACGCGCCGTCCTCCGCGATCGCGGACGAAGTAAAGCCAAACGACCTCGACCAGGCCCGGCTGCTCCTGTCCGGCCATCCCGTGCCTGAGGTTCTGCTCTCAGACCAGACGGGCAGCAACCGGGCCAGCCTTCCCGAGCTGCGAGCAGCAGTTGATCGCATCTGGGATCTGACACACGCCGACAAATTCGCGGAACTGAGCGCCAGTCTCGGACCCCTGATCCCGCGGCTCGAGCGGGCAGCCCGCACCGCACCGGCCAAAGACCGCCCTGAACTGTGGCAACTTCTGGGACGCACCTACCAGGCCCTTGCCGCGGCGTTCGTCCGCCAGGACGAGCCAGATGCCGCATGGGTGGCGGCTGACCGCTCGATCAGTGCAGCCGAACGGTCCGGCCAACCGCTTCAGGTCTTCGCTGGCATCTATCGACTCTCGCAGGCATTCGTCCGCCTCAAGCGTCTCGACCAGGCTGAGCATGCCGCCACCACGGCGGTGAATGCCTTGCATCAGTACACCGAGGTGGATGGCGAACCTGAGGCACTTTCCGTTCTTGGCGCTCTCCATCTTCAGCTCGCCACCGTGCACGCGAAGGCGGGTGACCGTGCCAAGGCGCGGGATGAGATCGGGCTAGCCCGGGCCGTTGCCCGGCGAATCGGCGAAGATCGCAACGACTTCAATCTCGAATTTGGCCCTACGAACGTTGAGATCCAAGCCGTTGCCAGCGCTGTCGAGCTGGGCGATGCCGGTGAGGCCATCGACATCAGCCAGGGCATCGACGCGTCTGGCCTCTCGGTAGAGCGGCGGGCACGCTTGCTGATGGATCTAGGCCGGGCCTATGCCCAGCGACGCCAGCCAGGCGAAGCTCTGGAGTACTTGCTCCAGGCTGAGGAGCTTGCTCCAGAGATGGTCAG
Proteins encoded in this window:
- a CDS encoding helix-turn-helix transcriptional regulator translates to MTAEDVAFGARVAAYRRERDKSQAELAAEIGRTASWLSQVERGIQPVNRLPVLRMLADALGVSRATLRPDLPELDAPSSAIADEVKPNDLDQARLLLSGHPVPEVLLSDQTGSNRASLPELRAAVDRIWDLTHADKFAELSASLGPLIPRLERAARTAPAKDRPELWQLLGRTYQALAAAFVRQDEPDAAWVAADRSISAAERSGQPLQVFAGIYRLSQAFVRLKRLDQAEHAATTAVNALHQYTEVDGEPEALSVLGALHLQLATVHAKAGDRAKARDEIGLARAVARRIGEDRNDFNLEFGPTNVEIQAVASAVELGDAGEAIDISQGIDASGLSVERRARLLMDLGRAYAQRRQPGEALEYLLQAEELAPEMVSTHIAARETIRELMLVAGRSASPELRGLAERADAKP